The Papio anubis isolate 15944 chromosome 1, Panubis1.0, whole genome shotgun sequence genome window below encodes:
- the SPRR4 gene encoding small proline-rich protein 4, with protein MACFDLVKCLGYFLIIRHAFNGVLARFPLGSPVPRAMSSQQQQQQQQHCPPQRAQQQQVKQPCQPPPVKCQETCAPKTKDPCAPQVKKQCPPKGTIIPAQQKCPSAQQAPKSKQK; from the coding sequence ATGGCATGCTTTGACCTTGTAAAATGTCTGGGATACTTTTTAATCATCAGACATGCTTTTAATGGTGTCCTTGCCCGGTTTCCTTTAGGCTCACCTGTTCCTAGAGCAATGTcttcccagcagcagcagcagcagcagcagcactgcCCACCCCAGAGGGCCCAGCAGCAGCAAGTGAAGCAACCTTGTCAGCCACCCCCTGTTAAATGTCAAGAGACATGTGCACCCAAAACCAAGGATCCATGTGCTCCCCAGGTCAAGAAGCAATGCCCACCGAAGGGCACCATCATTCCAGCCCAGCAGAAGTGTCCCTCAGCCCAGCAAGCCCCCAAGAGTAAACAGAAGTAA
- the LOC100997035 gene encoding cornifin: protein MNSQQQKQPCTLPPQPQQQQQVKQPCQPPPQETCIPKTKEPCLPKVPEPCHPKFPEPCHPKVPEPCHPKVPEPCPSMVTPAPAQQKTKQK from the coding sequence ATGAATTCCCAGCAGCAGAAGCAGCCCTGCACCCTACCCCCTCagcctcagcagcagcagcaggtgaAACAGCCTTGCCAGCCTCCACCCCAGGAAACATGCATCCCCAAAACCAAGGAGCCCTGCCTCCCCAAGGTGCCTGAGCCCTGCCACCCCAAGTTTCCAGAGCCCTGCCACCCCAAGGTGCCTGAGCCCTGCCACCCCAAGGTGCCTGAGCCCTGCCCTTCAATGGTCACACCAGCACCAGCCCAGCAGAAGACCAAGCAGAAGTAA